GCGAGCGCGCGCCTGCGCGACGGCGTTGACGTGCTGCGCTGGGGTTCGAGGCGGGACGTGCTGTTCGTCGGTGTCGGCCCGATGGTCGAGCTCGCGATCGAGGTCGCTGAGCGACTCGAGGCGCAGGGCATCGGCGCGACCGTCGTCGACCCGCGCTGGGTCGTCCCCGTGCCGGCGACGGTGCTCGAGCTCGCGAGCTCGCACCGCCTCGTCGTGACCATCGAAGACGGCATCGTCGTCGGGGGAGTCGGCACGCGCATCCGCCAGGATCTGCGTGCGGCCGCCATCGACACGACGGTCACGGAACTCGGACTGCCCGACGCGTTCATCCCGCACGGCTCGCGGGCGCAGATCCTCGCCGAGGCCGGGCTCACGCCCCAGCGCATCGCGCGCGACGTCGTCGCACAGGTGCTCGGCATCCGCGTTCCCCATGCCCGCCCCGAGCGGGGGGTCGAGAGCGAGCGAGCGCGCGACGCCGAGCGAGCGCCCGACGCGGCGACCCGCAGCGTCTAGCCTCGCCCGCCCCGGCGGCCGGCGTCGCGAGCCCGTGGTCGGGCCATCACCCGGGCTAGCGACCATGGCGCTCCGCCGCGCGTACATGGCTACCGAATCGTCTCGCACCGGTAGCGCGAGCCCGTTCCCGAAGCGAGGCGCCCGGCGCGAGCGCGTCAGCGGTGCGCAGCCCCTCGAAGCGGCGGGTGATGGAAGGTGTCGCCGAACGCCCGCTGCGAGGCACCGGCACGGTCAAGATACGGCGTGATGCCGCCCGCGTGGAACGGCCACCCGGCCCCGAGGATCATGCAGAGATCGATGTCCTCCGCGGCGGCAACGACGTTGTCGTCGAGCATTCGCTTGATCTCGTCAGCGAGGCCGACCTCGACGCGCTGCTGGAACTCCTCGGCCGTGATCGGCTCGCTCCCGCCGGCGACGATCTTGCGAGCCTGCTTGTCGAAGCCCTTGATCTTGCCTTTGCCGTCGCGATCGAAGAGCTTCCCGTAGTCGGCGAGCCGGTGCAGGTTCTCCGACCGGTAGAAGCGGTCGGGGAACGCGGCATGGTTGGTGTCGAGCACGTGCGCCCCCACCTTGAGCCCGACCAGCTCGAGCAGTTCGAAGGGCGACATGGGCATGCCCAAGTCGTCAAGCGCGTTGTCGACGACCTCGAACGGCGTTCCTGTGTCGACGGCGCGCATCGCCTCGCCGAGGACCTTGGCCAGAATGCGGTTCACGACGAAGCCAGGCGTGTCACGCGTGATGATCGCCGTCTTCTTCAACGCCTTCGCCGTCCTCATCGCGGTTGCGAGCGTCGTGTCGTCGGTCGTTCCCGTCTTGACGACCTCGATGAGCGGCATGACCGCCACCGGGTTGAAGAAGTGGAAGCCGACGAGGCGGTTCGGATGCTCGAGCACGCTCGCCATGTCGGGAATCGATAGTCCCGACGTATTGGTGGCGAGGATGCAGTCGTCGGCGACGATCTGCTCGATGTCGCGGAACACCTGCTGCTTGACCTCGAGCTCTTCGAAGACGGCCTCGATGACCCAGTCGCAGTCGGCGAACTCGCGGCGGTCGGTCGTGCCGCGCAGAAGACCGATCAGGCGGTTGTGCTCGTCCGGACCGATGCGCCCCTTGTCGGCCAGTTCCTGCAGTTCCCCACGCACGGAGTCGAGGCCCTTCTCAACGCGCGCCTGGTCGACATCGGTGATCACGACCGGCACCTGCAGACGCCGGACGAACAGCGTCGCGAACTGGCTCGCCATGAGCCCCGCGCCGACGATGCCGACTTTCGTGACCGGCTTCGCGAGCGTCGCATCCGGTGCGCCGGCCGGCTTCTTGGCCCGCTTCTGCACGAGGTTGAACGCGTAGATCGAGGCAATGAACTGGTCACCGGAGATGAGGTCGGCGAGCGCGTCGTCTTCGGCTGCGAACCCCTTCGCCCGGTCATTCGACTTGGCAAGCTTCAGCAGGTCGAGCGCGCGGTAGGGCGAGGCCGGCGTCGTGCCGATCTTCTCCTCGAG
This sequence is a window from Pseudoclavibacter endophyticus. Protein-coding genes within it:
- a CDS encoding 3-hydroxyacyl-CoA dehydrogenase NAD-binding domain-containing protein, producing MTDLRTRYADLLAVADDEVATRGLVRDVDLPSGATLALITLDNGHDYKRPNTLGPRSLVGLGETFAQQRERAARGEIDALAITGKRFNFAAGADLSRVNDIPSREVAALLGRLGHEVLGALTGFGVPTFTFYNGLALGGGVEIGLNCDYRTIDASVPAFALPEVFLGLVPGWGGATILPNLIGIENALKVVIENPLKQNRMLKGPQVAELGIADVMFEPVNFLEDSLRWADEVITGARTPSRPHEPGKLERLAKWDIAIGIARKSLEEKIGTTPASPYRALDLLKLAKSNDRAKGFAAEDDALADLISGDQFIASIYAFNLVQKRAKKPAGAPDATLAKPVTKVGIVGAGLMASQFATLFVRRLQVPVVITDVDQARVEKGLDSVRGELQELADKGRIGPDEHNRLIGLLRGTTDRREFADCDWVIEAVFEELEVKQQVFRDIEQIVADDCILATNTSGLSIPDMASVLEHPNRLVGFHFFNPVAVMPLIEVVKTGTTDDTTLATAMRTAKALKKTAIITRDTPGFVVNRILAKVLGEAMRAVDTGTPFEVVDNALDDLGMPMSPFELLELVGLKVGAHVLDTNHAAFPDRFYRSENLHRLADYGKLFDRDGKGKIKGFDKQARKIVAGGSEPITAEEFQQRVEVGLADEIKRMLDDNVVAAAEDIDLCMILGAGWPFHAGGITPYLDRAGASQRAFGDTFHHPPLRGAAHR